The DNA window AAAGAATTGCCCTCGGTTACTTATCTAAAAAATATTTCAAAAGACAAAAATGGCCAGGAATAAAAAAATCATTATAATTGCAACAATTACTGCTTTGGTCGTTATAGTGGCATGGGCGCCGTGGCTGGATAATCAAATTCTGCACGATAAGGTGTTTCAGGAAAGAGCTAAAATAGATGGAACAATAGATAAATACACTGGTGAGCTGATTTGCGACTACAATGTGATGTAGGCGCCATTTGGCAGATGGGTGGCAAGTTGCGAGGGCGGTTACTATGTAACTTTTTGGGGTAAAATATTATTGCCCTAGGGCGGTTTTTGATATAATAAAAATATGGATAATAATCTATCTAAAAAAAGATGGTCAAAAGAAGGCGCGATTATTGGAGCAGTTGTTGGGGCAATTAGTGGATTTTTAACTGGCTGGTTAAAAGACGAATTCGGGTTTGATTTTTTAACACGACTCTTAATAGTAGTTATTGTTAGTATTATTGTTGGGGGGATATTGTATTTTTTGCTAAGGAATAAATAAGTTTTTTACACTTTTTCATTTTAGCTTAAAAACGCCCCGACCGAGGGGCGTTATGGGGCACGTCTAAAAACCGTCAAATTTGTTCCTGAAACCTAGGTTCTAGACCGACTACGGGAGCCCGCCGCCCTGAGAGTTTTTCTCGGGGTTTGTTTTGCGGGCGGTTTGAGTTATAATTAGACAATATGCCTTTTCTTACTCAAGGTAAAACTAGTTGGAAATATATTTTAATTGTATTGATTTTAGCTATTATTGTTGGCGGAGGTATTTTAGTATGGCGGTACTGGTGGATACCGAAAGAAAAAGGAAAGTTATGCTTTAATGAAAAATATGAGACAGAGCGAAGATATGTTGGTGGCTTTGGGAAATTGATTGATTTAACGCTCAAGAGTGGCGATAAACTTAGAGAAGTAATTAGAAAAGATGGGAATATTGCATTACAGGGAATTAGTAACCTCACTTGTTTGGAAATGTTGAATATAAATAAAGAAGAAATCTCTAATATTTCT is part of the Patescibacteria group bacterium genome and encodes:
- a CDS encoding leucine-rich repeat domain-containing protein, with translation MPFLTQGKTSWKYILIVLILAIIVGGGILVWRYWWIPKEKGKLCFNEKYETERRYVGGFGKLIDLTLKSGDKLREVIRKDGNIALQGISNLTCLEMLNINKEEISNISPLSNLINLKFLDLSHTSISDISPLSNLIKLKYLGLWRTKISDITPLGNLANLESLSLRETDISNKDVHILKKLTRLKRLDLVNTNVSNEECDILKKDLPKTDISCTP